One part of the Rhea pennata isolate bPtePen1 chromosome 29, bPtePen1.pri, whole genome shotgun sequence genome encodes these proteins:
- the FIGNL2 gene encoding fidgetin-like protein 2 — protein sequence MGEGRRRHRGGFAAPGPGELLPVGCRGQRGAAREKAPFARMCMRVHACACLCMRVHACAWVCMRVHVHACARAAVPPCPVPAGLSKMHWSPEHAQSLNQWPEQHLDVSSTTSSPAHKPDLYPGGRQRFNYAWANDDISALTASNLLKRYAEKYAAALDAPYERPALGGYGDGAFGGLNGQKGDGEPWAAAAGPDGAYGLSAAHDGLAGAKAAGASGSAAAPPPALPEPVYGGGSCGSGGGGGGVGSPQEYGYGGAYLPSGYCGQAAAHAPAGLLPPASALVPGYAAAAAAAAAATAAAPGYGYAAGYAPQPGYGGVHPPHPAASYLPAAIAAPAPLPRPPAPPAYGGYQSPGPAPPPVADASLKRKAFDMAGGADEADGRYGKFGYEAAKAAPASPYGNGYGGGGAEPPQGPFKAPKAPGFGGPAGAEPPAAGDPLGLEPADGGKMVDGGPPVHWADIAGQASVKAALEEELVWPLLRPGAYAGAGRPPRTVLLFGPRGAGKTLLSRCVSTQLGSSLLKLSGAALLSKRKAEAEKILQTVFFVAGCRQPSVVLITEAEALLPARAGEDGGQAGALKSLLLSYLDNVATSAEHGVVVIGTTRRPGAMDEASHRRFAKRFYVSPPDGAARRQILQHALARRGCCLGEREMASLVQHTESYSGGELVQLCQRAGAGTGTAAGTAAGALPGQLPPPSYKELESALRKVRPAASAEELDLFVEWDKMYGSGH from the exons ATGGGAGAGGGacggcggcggcaccgcggaGGCTTCGCCGCACCGGGCCCCGGCGAGTTACTTCCCGTGGGATgccgagggcaaagaggggCTGCCCGGGAAAAGGCGCCGTTTGCACGcatgtgcatgcgtgtgcatgcatgtgcatgcttatgcatgcgtgtgcatgcatgtgcatgggtgtgcatgcgtgtgcatgtgcacgCGTGTGCCCGCGCAGCCGTCCCACCCTGCCCTGTGCCCGCAGGTCTGTCGAAGATGCACTGGTCACCGGAGCACGCCCAGTCCCTCAACCAGTGGCCGGAGCAGCACCTGGACGTCTCCTCCACCACCTCGTCGCCGGCCCACAAGCCCGACCTCTACCCCGGCGGCCGCCAGCGCTTCAACTACGCCTGGGCCAACGACGACATCTCGGCGCTGACGGCCTCCAACCTCCTCAAGAGGTACGCGGAGAAGTACGCGGCGGCGCTGGACGCGCCCTACGAGCGCCCGGCGCTCGGCGGCTACGGCGATGGCGCCTTCGGGGGCCTTAACGGGCAGAAGGGCGACGGGGAGccctgggcggcggcggccggccccGACGGCGCCTACGGGCTGAGCGCCGCGCACGACGGCCTGGCCGGCGCCAAGGCGGCCGGCGCctcgggcagcgccgccgcgccgccccccgccctgCCCGAGCCCGTCTACGGCGGCGGCTCctgcggcagcggcggcggcggcggcggcgttgGGTCGCCGCAGGAGTACGGCTACGGCGGCGCCTACTTGCCCTCGGGCTACTGCGGCCAGGCGGCCGCGCACGCGCCGGcggggctgctgccgcccgcctCCGCCCTGGTGCCGGGCtacgcggcggcggccgccgccgccgccgccgccaccgccgccgcgccgggctaCGGCTACGCCGCCGGCTACGCGCCGCAGCCGGGCTACGGCGGCGTGCACCCGCCCCACCCCGCCGCCTCCTACCTGCCGGCGGCCAtcgcggcgcccgccccgctgccccggccccccgcgccgcccgcttACGGCGGCTACCAGAgccccgggccggcgccgccgccggtgGCGGACGCCTCCCTGAAGCGCAAGGCCTTCGACATGGCCGGCGGCGCGGACGAGGCCGACGGCCGCTACGGGAAGTTCGGCTACGAGGCGGCGAAGGCCGCGCCGGCGTCGCCCTACGGCAACGGCtacggcggcggcggcgccgagccgccgcAGGGGCCCTTCAAGG CCCCCAAGGCGCCGGGCTtcggcggccccgccggcgccgagccgccggccgccggcgaCCCGCTGGGGCTGGAGCCGGCGGACGGCGGCAAGATGGTGGACGGCGGCCCGCCCGTGCACTGGGCCGACATCGCCGGGCAGGCCTCCGTGAAGGCCGCCCTCGAGGAGGAGCTGGTGTGGCCGCTCCTGCGGCCCGGCGCCTAcgccggcgccggccggccgccccgcaCCGTGCTGCTGTtcggcccccgcggcgcgggcaaGACGCTGCTGAGCCGGTGCGTCTCCACGCAGCTGGGCTCCAGCCTCCTGAAGCTCAGCGGGGCGGCCCTGCTCTCCAAGCGGAAGGCCGAGGCCGAGAAGATCCTGCAGACCGTCTTCTTCGTGGCCGGCTGCCGGCAGCCCTCGGTGGTGCTCATCACGGAGGCCGAGGCGCTGCTGCCGGCCCGCGCCGGCGAGGACGGCGGCCAGGCAGGCGCCCTCAAGTCGCTGCTGCTCTCCTACCTGGACAACGTGGCTACCTCAGCCGAGCACGGCGTGGTGGTCATCGGGACCAcccgccggcccggcgccaTGGACGAGGCCTCGCACCGGCGCTTCGCCAAGCGCTTCTACGTCTCGCCGCCggacggcgcggcgcggcggcagaTCCTGCAGCACgccctggcgcggcgcggctgctGCCTGGGCGAGCGCGAGATGGCCTCGCTGGTGCAGCACACGGAGAGCTACTCGGGCGGCGAGCTGGTGCAGCTGTGCCAGCGGGCCGgcgccggcaccggcaccgccgccggcaccgccgccggcgccctgcCCGGCCAGCTCCCGCCGCCCTCCTACAAGGAGCTGGAGAGCGCCCTCCGCAAGgtccgccccgccgcctccgccgaGGAGCTGGACTTGTTCGTGGAGTGGGACAAAATGTACGGGTCGGGGCACTGa